In the Paenibacillus sp. FSL H7-0357 genome, one interval contains:
- a CDS encoding amino acid adenylation domain-containing protein — protein sequence MSRRRDSIKDIYYLTPMQEGMLFHSLLHKSNEYFEQYTLELAGDLNVTLVNQSFAKLIERYDILRTIFVWEKVKKSVQVVVKNQKTDLIFEDISQLSENEKSRYVNEYMQNDRDEGFDLLRGPLIRLAVLKKDSDSHIMIWSFHHILMDGWCVSILMQEFMHIYQSLKTKQPIRLDTPIQFNSYMQWLEKQDGEAARQYWSRYLANYEQQASVPRALWTAGHAGAEPQEHAFRLDRGMTRELEQLARQAQVTLNTVMQTIWGLLLQKYNQSGDVVFGTVVSGRPAEVPGIERMIGLFINTTPVRVSSSPDQSVTALLQQVQEAALASESHSYYPLYEIQGLCALKQGLVDHILVFENYPIAEAIGQAGGTLGIRDVEVFEQTNYDLTVVLAPGEALSIEFRYNAKVYDGTFIRRMEGHIREIAQQMLADAQRPVASISLVTAEEKQELLHAFNDPAAEYPREATIHGLFEEQVKKTPDAVAAVYGDQQLTYAELNVRANQLAWTLRGQGVGPDRIVAILMDRSVEMLVGMLGILKAGGAYLPIDPDYPAERIAYTLADSGAQWLVTTRDVELRTPALPFAGCRVYALETEPMPAENPPQATKPEHLAYVIYTSGTTGKPKGTMITHRNVVRLLFNDRMAFDFNERDVWTLFHSYCFDFSVWEMYGALLYGGKLVVVPLMTARDPEQMVRLLRQERVTVLNQTPSAFYALSEREMEEADAELCVRAVIFGGEALAPVQLRAWQRKYPHTELINMYGITETTVHVTYKKLGEAEITSGISNIGKPLPTLRAYILGEGQQLQPMGVAGELCITGDGLARGYLNQPELTAEKFVDNPFEPGTRMYRTGDLARWLPDGNLEYLGRIDHQVKIRGYRIECGEIEVRLLAHAQIREAVVMAREDEQGQAYLCAYLVSDEAVPVVELRAHLAVQLPEYMIPSYFVELEKLPLNSNGKVDRKALPEPQGLVQAGKEYEAPSTPTQRQLAEIWQEVLGAEQVGVYDNFFVLGGDSIKAIRLVSRMNCDMEADLPLRELYLHQTIGELSDFLSQERKPDRQLESGREMLEQMKRRIMEDSEQAKHLPEDYEDVYPLSKIQQSMVFYSRLRPEEPIYHDQFLHHLRIVSADRFAEALQRLSDRHPILRTTFDLTHFEEEVQLVHARIVPELSVEDVSSFSREEQERVIRAHIDQDQRNLFRFDGKVLWRVRLFRMNTQHDYCMVFTVHHAILDGWSVASFQQEFAGIYQQLLQGEPAEVKPLDSNYKDYVAINRFRESDEESRQYWIRELAGYTRNKLPFNYAGKKRDRGAASKIYRRPLSSTLLGALKWQAKRYGCTVKELCLSAHVYLLGILTTEEEIVTGVVSHDRPAIEDADKVLGCFLNTVPIRMGLAREVSKRELVNRTKRQLGQMKAHELFLADIAQAIGEVSSPSVNPIFDTLFNYTDFHVLEEMGPGQELASEMAALSLEANEMTNTWFDLEVSQYFNRLNMQIKYAPAYFEDQEIETAFVWYERILEALCDEETDILSVERLMATAERQDIVYEWNRTDMPYAAEKTLHQLFEEQAARTPGRTALNWNGQPLTYRELDERSNRLARRLRAQGVKLNDHVGLMTGRGFEMIIGMLAILKAGAAYVPMDPDYPQSRIAHMISHAGVSVVVVDQAYAEAPAQIIDSRDPSLIEHSGEALRLAKDSHELAYIIYTSGSTGEPKGVMIEHHSAVNLVSWVNQEFGVHEEDRLLFITSMCFDLSVYDIFGPLAAGAQIVIASREQVQDPKQMQQLLEEEAITIWDSVPTTLNHVLHGLEEQEEAISQKVLRLALVSGDWIPVDLAERAKAYFPNVQMIGLGGATEATVWSNYYPIQEVTADQTGIPYGKPLANNTFYILDADRHPVPYGVAGELYIGGVGVARGYLNDPAKTSASFMTNPFVPQGRMYRTGDMGRMLPDGNMEFLGRQDYQVKIRGYRVELGEIENQLLKHEAVREAVVIAREDAAGGKYLCAYVVLQQETASAEIREHLGRALPSYMIPGYMMPMERLPLTPNGKLNRKALPEPDARMHSEERYEAASTETERKLLGIWQDVLGVENIGMRDDFFAIGGHSLRATTLVSKIQKTMNVELTLQDVFRLPTIKEQARKIEGMSKMAYNAIEPVKLGKDYPLSSAQRRLYVLHEVEPESTRYNMPGVVELAGQVDADRLEQAIRSVIARHESLRTSFTWIDGEPRQQVHDDVALEWVYRGADEAQARELTRSFVRPFELSQAPLLRAGLLRLAEERHWLVWDMHHIVSDGVSMNLLVSDFMAAYAGEELEPLRIQYKDYAVWQQGTLGVEQMQGHEAYWLSAYAEEAPVLELPADRRRPAVPSSEGGRVYTEVNVKTAEALKRIAAETGATLYMVLLAAYNVWLHKYTRQTDIVVGTPVSGRTHTDTEPMIGMFVNTLALRNAPSGDKRFMDFVREVKERTLAAFEHQDYPFEELVEKLNVRHDRSRNPLFDTMLVLQNMEQSSLYLTDIEVRSVEQETSTTKMDLTMIVVEIEQGLQLSLEYSRDLFEHGTATRLLQGFCELIKATATDPSVCIRELKMEIFQHEKEEEEDELFDIIHFE from the coding sequence ATGAGTAGAAGAAGAGACTCGATAAAAGACATCTATTATCTTACGCCGATGCAAGAAGGTATGTTATTTCATTCTTTGCTTCACAAATCAAATGAGTATTTTGAACAATATACTTTGGAGCTTGCAGGTGATTTAAATGTAACCCTAGTTAATCAATCCTTTGCGAAGCTGATTGAGCGATACGATATACTTCGAACCATCTTCGTCTGGGAAAAGGTGAAGAAATCTGTTCAAGTCGTAGTGAAAAATCAAAAGACGGACTTGATTTTCGAAGATATTTCTCAGTTGAGTGAAAATGAAAAGTCTAGGTATGTGAACGAGTACATGCAAAATGATCGAGATGAGGGCTTTGACCTATTGAGGGGGCCTTTAATTCGATTAGCTGTTCTAAAAAAGGATTCTGATTCACACATAATGATTTGGAGCTTCCACCATATTTTGATGGATGGTTGGTGTGTAAGCATTCTTATGCAGGAATTTATGCATATATATCAATCCTTGAAGACTAAGCAGCCCATTCGACTTGACACGCCAATACAATTTAACAGTTACATGCAATGGCTTGAAAAGCAGGACGGGGAAGCGGCGCGACAGTACTGGAGCCGGTACTTGGCAAACTATGAGCAACAGGCGAGTGTGCCGCGAGCGCTTTGGACAGCAGGGCATGCGGGAGCCGAGCCGCAGGAGCATGCCTTCCGTCTGGATCGGGGGATGACCAGGGAGCTGGAGCAGTTGGCCCGCCAGGCACAGGTGACGCTGAACACAGTGATGCAGACGATCTGGGGACTGCTATTGCAGAAATACAACCAGAGCGGTGATGTGGTATTCGGGACTGTCGTATCGGGGAGACCGGCGGAAGTTCCGGGAATCGAGCGGATGATCGGCCTGTTTATCAATACGACGCCGGTACGGGTCAGCAGTTCCCCCGACCAGAGCGTAACGGCGCTGCTGCAGCAGGTGCAGGAAGCGGCGCTGGCGTCGGAATCACACAGCTATTATCCGCTGTATGAGATTCAGGGGCTGTGCGCGCTGAAGCAAGGATTGGTTGATCATATTTTGGTGTTCGAGAACTATCCGATTGCTGAAGCGATTGGCCAAGCAGGCGGAACGCTTGGGATCCGTGACGTTGAAGTATTTGAGCAGACGAATTATGACCTAACCGTCGTGCTAGCCCCGGGCGAAGCGTTGTCGATTGAATTCCGGTACAACGCCAAGGTATATGATGGAACATTCATCCGGCGAATGGAGGGGCATATCCGAGAGATCGCGCAGCAAATGCTGGCGGATGCGCAGCGGCCGGTGGCCTCGATATCGCTTGTCACGGCGGAGGAAAAGCAAGAGCTGCTGCATGCGTTCAACGACCCGGCGGCGGAGTATCCGCGGGAAGCGACGATTCACGGCCTGTTCGAGGAACAGGTGAAGAAGACGCCGGATGCGGTGGCGGCCGTGTACGGGGATCAGCAGCTGACCTATGCGGAGCTGAACGTGCGGGCGAATCAGCTGGCGTGGACGCTGCGCGGGCAAGGTGTGGGGCCGGACCGTATCGTGGCGATCCTGATGGATCGCTCAGTGGAGATGCTCGTCGGGATGCTCGGCATCCTGAAGGCCGGCGGGGCGTACTTGCCGATCGATCCGGATTATCCGGCAGAGCGAATCGCCTATACGCTGGCGGACAGCGGGGCGCAGTGGCTGGTGACGACCCGTGACGTCGAGCTTCGGACGCCGGCGCTTCCGTTTGCGGGATGCCGGGTATATGCCTTAGAAACGGAGCCGATGCCCGCGGAGAATCCGCCGCAGGCGACGAAGCCGGAGCATCTGGCTTACGTGATCTATACCTCAGGGACAACCGGAAAGCCGAAAGGGACGATGATTACGCACCGGAACGTGGTGCGGCTGTTGTTCAACGACCGCATGGCATTTGATTTCAACGAACGGGACGTGTGGACGTTGTTCCACTCGTATTGCTTCGATTTCTCGGTATGGGAAATGTACGGAGCGCTGCTTTATGGAGGCAAGCTGGTTGTTGTGCCGCTGATGACGGCGAGGGACCCGGAGCAGATGGTGCGGCTGCTGCGGCAAGAGCGGGTGACGGTGTTGAATCAGACGCCGAGCGCGTTTTATGCGTTGTCAGAGCGGGAAATGGAAGAGGCGGACGCGGAGCTGTGCGTGCGAGCCGTGATCTTTGGCGGAGAAGCGCTGGCGCCGGTCCAGTTGCGGGCATGGCAGCGGAAGTATCCCCATACGGAATTGATCAATATGTACGGGATCACGGAAACGACCGTGCACGTGACGTACAAGAAGCTTGGAGAGGCGGAGATCACAAGCGGCATCAGCAACATCGGCAAGCCGCTCCCGACGCTGCGGGCCTATATTCTGGGCGAAGGGCAGCAACTGCAGCCGATGGGCGTCGCGGGGGAGCTGTGCATCACGGGCGACGGACTGGCACGGGGTTATTTAAACCAGCCGGAATTGACGGCGGAGAAATTCGTAGACAACCCGTTCGAGCCGGGGACGCGGATGTACCGGACCGGCGATTTGGCGAGATGGCTGCCGGACGGCAACCTGGAGTACCTGGGCCGGATCGACCATCAAGTGAAGATCCGCGGCTACCGGATCGAGTGCGGGGAAATCGAGGTGCGGCTTCTGGCGCATGCGCAGATCCGCGAAGCGGTGGTCATGGCCCGCGAGGACGAGCAAGGGCAGGCATACTTGTGCGCGTATCTCGTGAGTGACGAAGCTGTTCCGGTTGTAGAACTACGGGCGCACCTGGCGGTACAGCTGCCGGAATACATGATTCCGTCTTACTTTGTGGAGCTGGAGAAGCTGCCGCTGAACTCTAACGGCAAGGTGGACCGCAAGGCGCTGCCGGAGCCGCAAGGGCTGGTGCAGGCGGGAAAGGAATACGAAGCGCCAAGCACGCCGACGCAGCGGCAACTGGCGGAGATTTGGCAGGAAGTGCTGGGAGCGGAGCAGGTCGGCGTCTACGATAACTTCTTTGTGCTGGGCGGCGACTCGATCAAGGCGATCCGCCTTGTCAGCCGGATGAATTGCGACATGGAGGCGGATCTCCCGTTAAGAGAGTTGTACCTGCATCAGACTATCGGAGAGCTGTCCGACTTCTTATCTCAGGAGCGCAAGCCGGACCGGCAGCTGGAGTCGGGGCGGGAGATGCTGGAGCAGATGAAGCGGCGCATCATGGAGGATTCCGAGCAGGCGAAGCACCTGCCGGAGGATTACGAGGACGTGTATCCGCTTAGCAAAATTCAACAGAGCATGGTGTTCTACTCGAGATTGCGGCCGGAGGAGCCGATCTACCACGATCAGTTTTTGCATCACCTCAGGATCGTGTCGGCGGACCGGTTCGCAGAAGCGCTGCAGCGGTTATCCGATAGGCATCCGATTCTGCGCACCACCTTCGATCTCACGCATTTCGAGGAAGAGGTCCAGCTTGTGCACGCCCGGATCGTGCCAGAGCTTTCGGTGGAAGATGTCTCCTCATTTAGCCGGGAGGAGCAGGAGCGCGTCATCCGTGCGCATATCGATCAGGACCAGCGCAACTTGTTCCGGTTTGACGGCAAGGTGCTGTGGCGAGTTCGCTTGTTCCGGATGAATACACAGCATGATTATTGCATGGTGTTTACGGTCCACCATGCGATTCTGGACGGATGGAGCGTGGCGTCCTTTCAGCAGGAGTTTGCAGGCATTTATCAGCAGCTGCTGCAGGGAGAGCCGGCGGAGGTCAAGCCGCTGGATAGCAATTACAAGGATTATGTGGCCATCAACCGGTTCCGGGAGAGCGACGAGGAGAGCCGGCAATATTGGATCCGCGAATTGGCGGGGTATACCCGAAACAAGCTGCCGTTTAACTACGCGGGCAAGAAGAGGGACCGCGGAGCGGCCAGCAAAATTTACCGCAGGCCACTGAGCAGCACGCTGCTGGGAGCCTTGAAGTGGCAGGCGAAGCGGTACGGTTGTACCGTCAAGGAGCTGTGCTTGAGCGCGCACGTGTATTTGCTGGGCATCCTGACGACGGAGGAAGAGATTGTCACGGGCGTGGTCAGCCACGACCGGCCGGCCATCGAAGATGCAGACAAAGTATTAGGCTGCTTCCTCAATACGGTGCCGATCCGCATGGGGCTAGCGCGCGAAGTGTCCAAGCGGGAACTGGTGAACCGTACAAAACGGCAGCTTGGGCAAATGAAGGCGCATGAACTGTTTCTGGCCGACATTGCCCAGGCAATTGGTGAAGTGTCGAGCCCGTCCGTCAACCCGATCTTCGATACGCTGTTTAACTATACGGATTTCCATGTGCTGGAGGAGATGGGGCCGGGGCAAGAGTTGGCATCGGAGATGGCGGCGCTGAGCTTGGAAGCAAACGAAATGACGAATACCTGGTTTGATCTGGAAGTATCGCAATACTTTAACAGGCTGAACATGCAGATCAAATATGCGCCAGCTTATTTTGAGGATCAGGAGATCGAAACGGCGTTCGTTTGGTACGAACGAATCCTTGAGGCCCTATGTGACGAGGAGACCGATATCTTGTCGGTAGAGCGCCTGATGGCGACTGCGGAACGGCAAGATATCGTGTACGAATGGAACCGGACGGATATGCCGTACGCAGCAGAGAAGACGCTGCACCAACTGTTCGAGGAACAAGCGGCGAGGACACCCGGGCGGACCGCTTTAAACTGGAACGGCCAGCCATTGACCTACCGGGAGCTGGACGAGCGGTCGAACCGGTTGGCGCGGCGGCTGCGGGCCCAGGGGGTGAAACTCAATGATCATGTCGGGCTGATGACCGGGCGGGGCTTTGAGATGATCATCGGTATGCTGGCGATTCTGAAAGCCGGCGCGGCGTATGTACCGATGGATCCGGACTACCCGCAAAGCCGGATCGCACATATGATCAGCCATGCGGGAGTGAGCGTCGTTGTCGTCGATCAGGCGTATGCAGAAGCGCCTGCGCAAATCATCGACAGCCGGGACCCTTCGCTAATCGAGCATTCCGGCGAGGCGCTTCGCCTTGCCAAAGATTCGCATGAGTTGGCGTACATTATATATACATCCGGTTCAACCGGGGAGCCGAAAGGCGTCATGATTGAGCATCATTCGGCAGTGAACCTGGTCAGCTGGGTCAATCAGGAATTTGGCGTGCATGAGGAAGACCGGCTGTTGTTCATCACGTCGATGTGCTTCGACTTGTCGGTGTATGACATTTTCGGACCGCTGGCGGCAGGCGCCCAGATTGTGATTGCAAGCCGGGAGCAGGTGCAGGATCCTAAGCAGATGCAGCAGTTGCTGGAAGAGGAAGCCATTACGATTTGGGACTCGGTGCCGACGACGCTGAATCATGTGCTGCATGGCCTAGAGGAACAGGAGGAGGCGATCAGCCAGAAGGTTTTACGGCTGGCGCTGGTGAGCGGGGACTGGATTCCGGTCGATTTGGCGGAACGCGCGAAGGCATACTTCCCGAACGTCCAAATGATAGGACTTGGGGGGGCGACGGAAGCCACCGTATGGTCTAACTACTATCCGATCCAGGAAGTTACGGCGGATCAAACGGGCATTCCGTACGGAAAGCCGCTGGCGAACAATACCTTCTACATTCTGGACGCAGATCGGCATCCGGTGCCGTACGGGGTGGCCGGCGAGCTGTATATCGGGGGAGTGGGCGTAGCCAGAGGCTATTTGAACGATCCGGCGAAGACTAGCGCATCGTTTATGACCAATCCGTTTGTGCCGCAGGGGCGGATGTACCGGACGGGGGACATGGGGCGCATGCTGCCGGACGGCAACATGGAGTTCCTGGGACGCCAAGATTACCAGGTGAAGATCCGCGGCTACCGGGTGGAACTGGGAGAAATCGAGAACCAGTTGCTGAAGCATGAGGCGGTCCGCGAAGCGGTGGTGATCGCCCGGGAGGATGCGGCCGGCGGGAAATACTTGTGCGCGTATGTGGTGCTGCAGCAGGAGACGGCTTCGGCGGAGATTCGGGAGCACCTCGGGCGGGCACTGCCGTCCTATATGATACCGGGGTATATGATGCCGATGGAGCGCTTGCCGCTGACCCCTAACGGCAAGCTGAACCGTAAAGCGTTGCCGGAGCCGGATGCCAGAATGCATTCGGAAGAACGGTATGAGGCAGCGAGTACCGAGACGGAACGGAAGCTGCTCGGGATTTGGCAGGACGTGCTTGGCGTAGAGAACATCGGGATGCGCGACGACTTTTTTGCGATTGGTGGGCATTCGCTGCGGGCAACCACGCTGGTGTCCAAAATCCAGAAGACGATGAACGTAGAGCTGACGCTGCAGGACGTATTCCGACTGCCGACGATCAAGGAGCAGGCGCGGAAGATCGAGGGGATGTCGAAGATGGCATACAACGCCATCGAACCGGTGAAGCTGGGCAAGGATTATCCGCTGTCTTCGGCGCAGCGGCGGCTATACGTGCTGCATGAGGTGGAGCCGGAGAGCACGCGCTACAACATGCCGGGCGTCGTGGAACTGGCCGGGCAGGTGGATGCGGATCGGCTGGAACAAGCGATTCGTTCGGTCATCGCCCGTCACGAATCGCTGCGCACGTCGTTCACGTGGATCGACGGCGAACCGAGACAACAGGTGCATGATGACGTGGCATTGGAATGGGTATACCGGGGTGCAGATGAAGCGCAGGCGCGGGAACTCACCCGGAGCTTCGTACGGCCGTTCGAACTGAGTCAGGCGCCGCTGCTGCGGGCCGGGCTGCTGCGGCTGGCGGAGGAGCGCCATTGGCTGGTGTGGGATATGCATCATATCGTGTCGGACGGCGTGTCGATGAACCTTCTGGTGTCGGACTTCATGGCGGCGTATGCCGGCGAAGAGCTGGAGCCGCTGCGGATCCAGTACAAGGACTACGCGGTCTGGCAGCAGGGCACGCTCGGGGTGGAGCAGATGCAAGGGCATGAGGCTTACTGGCTGTCGGCCTATGCGGAGGAAGCGCCGGTGCTGGAGCTGCCGGCCGACCGGAGGCGTCCAGCGGTGCCAAGCAGTGAAGGCGGACGGGTATACACCGAAGTGAACGTCAAGACGGCAGAGGCCCTAAAACGAATCGCTGCGGAGACCGGAGCCACGCTGTACATGGTGCTGCTGGCCGCCTATAACGTGTGGCTGCACAAGTACACGAGGCAGACCGACATTGTGGTCGGGACGCCGGTGTCGGGACGGACGCATACGGATACGGAGCCGATGATCGGGATGTTCGTGAACACGCTGGCGCTGCGCAACGCCCCGTCCGGGGACAAGCGGTTTATGGACTTCGTGCGCGAGGTGAAGGAGCGGACGCTGGCGGCATTCGAGCATCAGGATTATCCGTTCGAGGAACTGGTAGAGAAGCTGAACGTGCGGCACGATCGGAGCCGCAACCCGCTGTTTGACACGATGCTGGTGCTGCAGAACATGGAGCAATCGAGTCTCTATTTAACAGATATTGAGGTTCGCTCCGTTGAACAAGAGACTTCGACAACGAAGATGGATCTGACGATGATTGTTGTCGAAATCGAACAGGGCCTTCAATTATCTTTAGAGTATAGCCGGGATTTATTCGAGCATGGGACGGCGACGAGACTGCTTCAAGGATTTTGTGAACTTATCAAAGCCACGGCCACCGATCCTTCCGTTTGCATTAGAGAATTAAAAATGGAAATCTTTCAACATGAAAAAGAAGAGGAGGAAGACGAATTATTCGATATTATTCATTTTGAATAA
- the fabD gene encoding ACP S-malonyltransferase gives MAFIFPGQGSQYVGMGQAWHSAYPIARELFEMANDALGFDLKKICFEGSTQILRKTEIAQPAILTVSLIAYRIILQEVEIVQPVLAGHSLGEISALCAAEAISFADAVKLVHARGKYMQEAVPEGRGLMYAVVGLSSEQVKEICREISLNIGTVVPSNYNASKQTVISGVKGAVEEAAISMKHAGAQVIPLKVSAPFHSPLMEPALAPFREFLGGLTLHPLQHPVVSNVTGNFYKSEQDIIPLLTDQLMNPVLWTACMNRMATLPVQAFIDTGPRETLGPLLKEHFPEAKVYATDSIHSTMQDCLDNLRGDSERSHLRSTGNLMDKCLSIAVCTKNHNSNADEYQRNVIGPYKMIQRMKEEITVSGKEPTLEQTEKVLHLLRTILKGKKLPADELKLRLEQAINETGMPGYFKDC, from the coding sequence ATGGCATTTATATTCCCTGGCCAAGGCTCGCAATATGTCGGGATGGGTCAAGCATGGCATTCAGCGTATCCTATCGCACGGGAATTATTCGAGATGGCCAACGATGCTCTTGGGTTCGATCTTAAAAAAATATGTTTCGAGGGAAGCACGCAAATACTTAGAAAGACGGAAATCGCCCAACCCGCAATTTTAACTGTAAGTTTGATTGCCTATCGCATAATACTTCAAGAGGTTGAAATTGTGCAACCCGTCCTTGCGGGGCATAGCCTTGGGGAGATATCGGCGTTATGTGCAGCGGAAGCTATATCGTTTGCCGACGCAGTCAAGCTAGTGCATGCCAGAGGGAAATATATGCAAGAAGCGGTGCCGGAGGGCCGGGGTTTGATGTATGCCGTGGTTGGACTTTCATCAGAGCAAGTGAAGGAGATATGCAGGGAGATTTCGCTAAATATAGGGACCGTGGTGCCATCTAACTATAATGCCAGCAAACAAACTGTAATATCAGGGGTAAAGGGCGCAGTGGAAGAAGCAGCGATTTCCATGAAACATGCAGGTGCGCAAGTGATACCGTTAAAAGTCAGCGCGCCCTTTCACAGTCCGCTCATGGAACCGGCCTTAGCTCCGTTTCGCGAATTCTTGGGCGGACTTACACTTCATCCTTTGCAGCATCCAGTTGTCTCGAATGTTACAGGGAATTTTTACAAAAGTGAACAGGATATTATTCCGTTGCTCACTGACCAATTAATGAACCCGGTTTTGTGGACGGCTTGCATGAACAGGATGGCGACTCTGCCCGTTCAAGCATTTATCGATACGGGGCCTCGTGAAACACTAGGGCCGCTTTTGAAGGAACATTTTCCAGAAGCGAAGGTATATGCAACAGATTCCATCCATTCGACAATGCAAGATTGTCTTGACAACCTGAGGGGTGATTCGGAGAGAAGTCATCTAAGAAGCACGGGTAATCTGATGGATAAATGCTTATCTATTGCCGTATGCACCAAAAATCACAATTCAAATGCGGATGAATATCAAAGAAATGTGATCGGGCCGTATAAGATGATCCAGAGAATGAAGGAAGAAATAACTGTTTCCGGAAAAGAACCAACATTAGAGCAGACAGAGAAAGTGCTACATCTGCTTCGGACTATTCTTAAAGGGAAGAAGCTGCCTGCCGATGAGCTGAAATTACGTTTGGAACAGGCAATTAACGAAACGGGTATGCCCGGTTATTTCAAGGACTGCTGA